A single genomic interval of Desulfovibrio sp. harbors:
- a CDS encoding nitroreductase family protein — protein sequence MNFKELAVKARTCRRFYEDQPLTMADLEWLVDCARLAPSAKNAQELRFSLVGHGETLDKLFPLTRWAGALKDWGGPHPGERPTGFIAILMPQGGGELTFYDVGIAAQTIQLAASSRDWGCCIIKSFDHQAVPELLQVPADLKVALVLGLGVAKEKRVVAPMPADGACGYWRDAEGLHHVPKRTLEDLIASRF from the coding sequence ATGAATTTCAAAGAGTTGGCGGTAAAAGCCAGAACCTGCCGCCGTTTTTATGAAGACCAGCCCCTGACCATGGCAGACCTGGAGTGGCTCGTGGACTGCGCCCGTCTGGCCCCTTCGGCCAAAAATGCGCAGGAACTGCGCTTCAGCCTGGTAGGACATGGCGAAACCTTAGACAAGCTGTTTCCCCTGACCCGCTGGGCAGGAGCCCTCAAGGACTGGGGCGGCCCCCATCCCGGCGAGCGCCCCACGGGCTTTATCGCCATCCTCATGCCCCAGGGCGGTGGGGAACTGACGTTTTATGATGTGGGCATAGCCGCCCAGACCATCCAGCTTGCCGCCAGCAGCCGCGATTGGGGCTGCTGCATCATCAAGTCCTTTGATCACCAGGCTGTTCCCGAACTTTTGCAGGTTCCCGCCGATCTCAAGGTGGCTCTTGTTCTTGGTTTGGGCGTGGCCAAGGAAAAGCGCGTGGTCGCCCCCATGCCCGCTGACGGCGCATGCGGCTACTGGCGCGATGCCGAGGGCCTGCATCATGTGCCCAAACGGACGCTTGAAGACCTGATCGCTTCCCGTTTTTAG
- a CDS encoding adenosylcobinamide-GDP ribazoletransferase — protein MALPQNRTSWPGRCYDALAFLTRLVPPRPDCSGRDLGPSLPCYGPAGLCLGLAVTVPCWLFFLLLTRRAPAEPLLCAALAAWLWMALEVWSTRGLHWDGLADLGDASGSGAQGERFWAILRDSRLGAFGALHLLLAFGGMWLTVCWHIQAGQWVWLVAAPAWGRACVIWLAALAPPREPDSLGGLTCAGASHALARWYALAALLALCGLALLGHQAWWRVPVTALGQFFILRQIAALARSRGGISGDFLGAGIQWGQLWFLASTV, from the coding sequence TTGGCGCTGCCGCAAAACCGTACATCATGGCCAGGACGTTGTTACGACGCCCTGGCTTTTTTGACGCGCCTTGTTCCGCCCCGGCCCGACTGCTCAGGCCGCGACCTTGGCCCCAGCCTGCCCTGTTACGGCCCGGCTGGCCTGTGCCTTGGCCTTGCCGTCACGGTGCCCTGCTGGCTTTTTTTTCTGTTGCTGACGCGCCGCGCCCCGGCGGAACCCCTGCTGTGCGCGGCGCTGGCCGCCTGGCTCTGGATGGCCCTTGAGGTATGGAGCACACGCGGGCTGCACTGGGACGGGCTCGCCGACCTTGGCGACGCAAGCGGCAGCGGGGCACAGGGCGAACGGTTCTGGGCCATCCTGCGTGACAGCCGCCTGGGAGCGTTCGGCGCTCTGCATCTTTTGCTGGCCTTTGGCGGCATGTGGCTCACTGTGTGCTGGCACATCCAGGCCGGGCAATGGGTATGGCTCGTGGCGGCTCCTGCCTGGGGCAGGGCCTGCGTGATCTGGCTGGCGGCCCTTGCGCCACCCCGCGAACCGGATTCATTGGGAGGCCTCACCTGCGCGGGCGCGAGCCACGCACTGGCCAGGTGGTACGCCCTGGCAGCCCTGCTGGCACTCTGCGGGCTGGCCCTGCTTGGCCACCAGGCATGGTGGCGCGTGCCCGTCACCGCGCTTGGACAGTTTTTTATTCTGCGCCAGATTGCGGCGCTGGCACGCAGCAGGGGCGGCATTTCCGGCGATTTTCTGGGCGCGGGCATCCAGTGGGGGCAGTTGTGGTTTCTGGCAAGTACAGTGTAG
- a CDS encoding HD-GYP domain-containing protein — protein MSEHAKTSRIAISDAVPGMYTVNPGVSWLEYPMLYMQEGFLTTQSVISDIARQGYTEICHDPSRFRQYHDLNAGLSTANIPWPGLSVSATSLGDEIPRARSVYADAFEHIRELMSDTQGKPVDMTAARPCVEAVIRSLNRNRDALIALTKLKKNDKDAHTHSVNVAIIAIAYAQYLGLPQDKLPLVGLAGLFHDYGKIFIPQVVLNAPRKLTPAERTIMQAHVELGHAHLAREQDANHEILQGVLQHHEKYNGTGYPNRLKGNTISIYGLILSLSDHYDALSSQRVYKDPMPANVALAVMYKMRNQVWAPGYVERFIKMLGIYPTGTPVQLSNGERGVVCHTSPDFPALPTVIVALDPDGRSVRPRLRDLSEESELEIERSLAGADAEQMDIGLLLSQT, from the coding sequence ATGTCTGAACACGCAAAAACCTCCCGAATAGCCATTTCAGATGCTGTACCTGGCATGTATACCGTCAATCCCGGGGTCTCATGGCTTGAATATCCCATGCTCTATATGCAGGAAGGTTTTCTCACGACGCAAAGCGTCATTTCCGACATTGCCAGGCAGGGCTATACCGAAATCTGCCATGATCCAAGCCGGTTCCGGCAATATCATGACCTTAACGCCGGGCTTTCCACTGCCAATATCCCATGGCCGGGCCTGAGCGTTTCGGCCACTTCACTGGGGGACGAAATCCCCAGGGCTCGATCGGTATATGCCGATGCGTTCGAGCACATACGAGAGCTGATGTCAGATACCCAGGGCAAACCCGTGGACATGACGGCCGCGCGGCCCTGCGTCGAAGCTGTCATCCGGAGCCTCAACCGCAACCGGGACGCGCTCATCGCCCTGACAAAGCTCAAAAAAAACGACAAGGACGCGCACACGCACTCTGTCAACGTAGCCATAATAGCCATAGCCTATGCCCAGTATCTCGGGCTGCCGCAAGACAAGCTGCCCCTTGTGGGGCTGGCCGGGCTTTTTCATGATTACGGAAAAATATTCATTCCCCAGGTAGTGCTGAACGCCCCGCGCAAACTCACCCCCGCGGAGCGAACAATCATGCAGGCCCATGTGGAGCTTGGCCACGCCCATCTCGCCAGGGAGCAGGACGCAAATCACGAAATACTGCAAGGCGTGCTGCAACATCACGAGAAGTACAATGGCACAGGGTACCCCAACCGCCTGAAAGGCAACACCATAAGCATCTATGGCCTCATCCTTTCGCTGAGCGACCATTATGACGCCCTTTCATCCCAGCGGGTGTACAAAGATCCCATGCCTGCCAATGTGGCCCTGGCAGTCATGTACAAAATGCGCAACCAGGTATGGGCGCCAGGCTATGTGGAGCGCTTCATCAAGATGCTGGGAATCTACCCGACCGGAACGCCCGTACAGCTGTCAAACGGCGAGCGCGGCGTAGTTTGCCACACAAGCCCGGACTTTCCGGCCCTGCCCACGGTTATAGTCGCTCTGGACCCTGACGGAAGATCCGTTCGGCCCAGGCTGCGGGATCTGAGTGAAGAATCGGAGCTTGAGATTGAACGGTCGCTTGCCGGTGCAGACGCTGAACAGATGGACATAGGCTTGCTGCTGTCGCAAACATGA
- a CDS encoding GGDEF domain-containing protein, whose protein sequence is MEQVSSCARNFVVKTPGRQTDGRVTLVSSDKGLANNFHLDFLQGLPQAIAVVRVDLDMMGRPSDLVAVYGNQALFSLFGTCRERFIGFSLIKSRINLDKKWLYALWETSCHGRVQHITDFWPALDRHLMVTCHQPQFGYCTCLFQDVTENVQVENEREKNRQKFEALLHSAVDVVFQMDPATQAMANLDESMTRCGNLFKGRCVSEALLQQGIFAPGQEDKIGEMVNLVRNGLMDCTCEVRARVRLNAPYTWHSLTLVGYADPQSRDMCIIGFLKDAHDRVKERADLRNRAEKDALCGIYNRAAGESLITLKLGELEEGRQSSAAMFIFDLDDFKSINDTLGHSSGDAVLRAFAGVLRQVFRRDDVVFRLGGDEFAAFARNLPLERIAKIYERITLKLEEPLVGGVRVKVCAGVAYSPSGRHTYGDFYMTADRALYNAKEGGKGQSSILCLYGNGS, encoded by the coding sequence ATGGAACAGGTTTCATCATGCGCCCGGAACTTCGTAGTGAAGACCCCCGGACGTCAAACCGACGGACGAGTCACCCTGGTCTCCTCTGACAAGGGTCTGGCAAATAACTTCCATCTTGATTTTTTGCAGGGCCTGCCGCAGGCCATTGCTGTGGTGCGCGTTGACCTTGATATGATGGGCCGCCCCAGCGACCTTGTGGCCGTCTATGGCAACCAGGCCCTTTTTTCGCTTTTCGGCACCTGCCGCGAAAGGTTCATCGGTTTTTCGCTTATCAAATCGCGGATAAATTTGGATAAAAAGTGGCTGTATGCATTATGGGAAACCTCCTGCCATGGCCGGGTACAGCATATTACAGATTTTTGGCCCGCTCTCGACAGGCACCTTATGGTGACCTGCCACCAACCGCAGTTCGGGTATTGCACCTGCCTTTTTCAGGATGTGACCGAGAACGTGCAGGTGGAAAACGAGCGCGAAAAAAACCGGCAGAAGTTTGAGGCGCTTTTACACAGCGCAGTGGACGTGGTTTTTCAGATGGATCCTGCCACGCAGGCCATGGCAAACCTGGATGAAAGCATGACGAGATGCGGCAACCTGTTCAAGGGACGCTGCGTGTCGGAAGCCCTGTTGCAGCAGGGGATTTTCGCGCCAGGACAAGAGGACAAGATCGGCGAAATGGTCAATCTTGTGCGTAACGGCCTCATGGACTGTACCTGCGAAGTGCGCGCACGGGTTCGGCTTAATGCGCCATACACGTGGCACAGTCTGACCCTGGTGGGCTATGCCGATCCGCAGTCACGGGACATGTGCATAATAGGCTTTCTCAAGGATGCGCATGACCGTGTAAAAGAACGCGCCGATCTGCGTAACCGGGCGGAAAAAGACGCACTTTGCGGTATTTACAACCGGGCCGCAGGCGAGAGCCTTATCACCCTCAAGCTGGGAGAACTGGAAGAGGGCAGGCAAAGCAGCGCCGCCATGTTCATCTTTGATCTTGACGATTTCAAAAGCATCAACGACACGTTGGGTCATTCCTCAGGTGACGCCGTGCTCAGGGCTTTTGCCGGAGTGCTGCGCCAGGTTTTTCGCAGGGATGACGTGGTGTTTCGCCTTGGCGGCGATGAGTTTGCCGCATTTGCGCGTAATTTGCCTCTGGAGCGGATCGCAAAAATCTATGAAAGGATCACCCTTAAACTTGAGGAACCCCTTGTTGGCGGCGTGCGCGTAAAAGTATGCGCGGGTGTGGCCTACAGCCCGAGCGGGCGTCACACCTATGGCGATTTTTACATGACCGCAGACAGGGCCCTGTACAATGCAAAGGAAGGCGGCAAAGGACAATCCAGCATTCTTTGCCTTTATGGGAATGGGTCCTGA
- a CDS encoding redox-sensing transcriptional repressor Rex gives MANQPKSKHIPRATIQRLATYVQVLENFSRDNVEVISSNPLAEACGVNGSQVRKDLAYFGEFGIRGVGYHVKSLIAAITSSLGVDREWRMALIGVGNLGKAILNHSEFRARGFNIVGIFDCDPFKIGEIVHGLEVHCTRDLKDMVSDLNIEIGIITTPPERAQRAAQHLMDAGITSILNFAPARIKVPERINVEYVDFFHHLYALAFNHPMTR, from the coding sequence ATGGCTAACCAACCGAAAAGCAAACACATCCCTCGCGCAACCATTCAACGCCTGGCAACATACGTGCAGGTGCTTGAAAACTTTTCCCGCGATAATGTGGAGGTCATTTCCTCCAATCCCCTGGCCGAGGCATGCGGCGTCAATGGCTCCCAGGTGCGTAAGGACCTGGCCTATTTTGGCGAATTCGGCATCCGCGGCGTGGGCTATCACGTAAAATCCCTCATTGCCGCCATCACTTCCTCCCTCGGTGTTGACCGCGAGTGGCGCATGGCCCTCATCGGCGTCGGCAACCTGGGTAAAGCCATTCTCAACCATAGTGAATTTCGCGCCCGCGGTTTCAATATCGTGGGCATATTCGATTGTGATCCCTTCAAAATCGGCGAAATTGTCCACGGTCTTGAGGTGCACTGCACCCGCGACCTCAAGGATATGGTCTCTGACCTCAATATTGAAATCGGCATCATCACCACTCCCCCGGAAAGGGCGCAAAGAGCCGCGCAACACCTCATGGATGCGGGCATAACCTCCATTCTCAACTTTGCCCCGGCCCGCATCAAGGTTCCCGAACGCATCAACGTGGAGTACGTGGACTTTTTCCACCATCTTTACGCCCTGGCGTTCAACCACCCCATGACTCGCTAG
- the atpE gene encoding ATP synthase F0 subunit C, whose product MRKLLMIALNTVALLGMASMAFAANQLDASALGYTCLAAALGIGIAAFGCGIGMGLGLKGACEGVARNPDVSGKITGTMILAFAFIESLAIYALVISFILLYANPYA is encoded by the coding sequence ATGCGTAAACTTCTGATGATCGCCCTGAACACCGTGGCTCTGCTGGGTATGGCCAGCATGGCTTTCGCCGCCAACCAGCTCGACGCCTCGGCCCTTGGCTACACCTGCCTGGCCGCCGCTCTTGGCATCGGCATCGCTGCCTTCGGTTGCGGCATCGGCATGGGCCTTGGCCTGAAGGGCGCCTGCGAAGGCGTTGCCCGCAACCCTGACGTAAGCGGCAAGATCACCGGTACCATGATTTTGGCCTTTGCCTTTATCGAATCTCTGGCCATTTACGCTCTGGTTATCAGCTTCATCCTGCTGTACGCCAACCCCTACGCGTAG